The following coding sequences are from one Aliarcobacter skirrowii CCUG 10374 window:
- a CDS encoding heavy metal translocating P-type ATPase: protein MKKLKLQNLDCANCALKIEKTLNNMPELSNVRLNFSTSTLTFEQNIDKDLSDLIEKEIQKIEKEVIIVKEESKNQKRFWQNLDKKLLFITFLSLFLTYISYNYIENRQIQITVFLIAYIIVAWDVLYKAFKNIIVGKVFDEYFLMSIATIGAIALLDFIEAIAVMVFYQVGEMFQRVAVNNSRDSINALIDIKPEFAFVKEGETIVQKTPQELKLDDVILVKVGEKVPVDAILLENSCSFDTSAITGEFKPKTLKQNEEVLSGYINVSNAVYLKVKSLYKDSTIAKVIELIENASLKKANAEKFITKFASVYTPIVVVLALFLAFLPPLFIQDALYSDWIERALVFLVISCPCALVISVPLSYFSAIGAVSKKGVLVKGANYIEKLTEIKNFVFDKTGTLTKGVFEVTKVEAFDMSKDELLRVVATVESFSTHPIAKAVVKECKEELNLKELSFSEEFSGLGIKAIVNEKEILVGNRKLLEKFDIKISQNLNESLNIVYVSINSKFVGYIVVSDVIKSEAKEFLKELKKLNILKTYMLTGDKKEQALEVAKNIGIDEVRYELLPQDKLKIYENIKKDTNQTTAFVGDGINDAPTLANADIGFAMGGIGSDLAIKSADVIVLNDNLNSISDAIKIAKKTKVIVYQNIIFIMAVKIGFLFLGAGAVIGMQEAIFADVGVALIAIFNSMRILKEIKK, encoded by the coding sequence ATGAAAAAACTAAAACTACAAAATCTTGATTGCGCAAACTGTGCATTGAAAATAGAGAAAACTTTAAATAATATGCCAGAGTTATCAAATGTAAGGCTTAATTTCTCTACTTCAACTTTAACATTTGAGCAAAATATAGACAAAGATTTAAGTGATTTAATAGAAAAAGAGATTCAAAAGATAGAAAAAGAGGTAATCATTGTAAAAGAAGAGAGTAAAAATCAAAAAAGATTTTGGCAAAATTTAGACAAAAAGCTTTTGTTTATTACTTTTTTATCACTCTTTTTAACTTATATCTCATATAACTATATAGAAAATAGACAAATCCAAATAACAGTTTTTTTAATAGCATATATAATTGTTGCTTGGGATGTTTTATATAAGGCATTTAAAAATATTATTGTTGGAAAAGTTTTTGATGAGTATTTTTTAATGTCAATTGCAACAATTGGAGCAATTGCTCTTTTGGATTTTATTGAAGCTATTGCTGTTATGGTTTTTTATCAAGTTGGTGAGATGTTTCAAAGAGTTGCTGTAAATAATTCAAGAGATAGTATAAATGCACTTATAGATATAAAACCAGAATTTGCATTTGTAAAAGAGGGTGAAACTATAGTTCAAAAAACTCCTCAAGAGTTAAAGCTAGATGATGTTATTTTAGTAAAAGTTGGAGAAAAAGTTCCAGTTGATGCTATTTTGCTTGAAAACTCTTGCTCTTTTGATACAAGTGCAATAACGGGTGAGTTTAAACCAAAAACTTTAAAACAAAATGAAGAGGTTTTAAGTGGATATATAAATGTTTCAAATGCTGTTTATCTAAAAGTAAAATCACTTTACAAAGACTCAACAATCGCAAAGGTAATTGAGCTAATTGAAAATGCAAGTTTAAAAAAAGCAAATGCTGAAAAATTTATTACAAAATTTGCTTCTGTTTATACTCCAATAGTTGTTGTTTTGGCTCTTTTTTTAGCATTTTTACCACCACTTTTTATACAAGATGCTTTATATTCTGATTGGATTGAGAGAGCCTTGGTATTTTTAGTAATCTCTTGTCCTTGTGCTTTGGTTATATCTGTTCCTCTATCATATTTTAGTGCTATTGGAGCTGTTTCAAAAAAAGGTGTACTAGTAAAGGGTGCAAACTATATAGAAAAACTAACTGAAATCAAAAATTTTGTTTTTGATAAAACGGGAACTTTGACAAAAGGGGTTTTTGAAGTTACAAAAGTAGAAGCTTTTGATATGAGTAAAGATGAGCTTCTAAGAGTTGTTGCGACAGTTGAGAGCTTTTCAACTCATCCAATAGCAAAAGCAGTTGTAAAAGAGTGCAAAGAGGAGTTAAACCTAAAAGAGCTTAGTTTTAGCGAAGAGTTTAGTGGTTTGGGTATAAAAGCTATTGTAAATGAAAAAGAGATTTTAGTAGGAAACAGAAAACTTCTTGAAAAATTTGATATAAAAATTTCACAAAATCTAAATGAGAGTTTAAATATTGTTTATGTATCAATAAACTCAAAATTTGTTGGATATATTGTTGTAAGTGATGTTATAAAAAGTGAAGCAAAAGAGTTTTTAAAAGAGTTAAAAAAACTAAATATATTAAAAACTTATATGCTAACAGGAGATAAAAAAGAGCAAGCCTTAGAAGTTGCAAAAAATATAGGAATTGATGAGGTAAGATATGAGCTACTACCACAAGATAAACTAAAAATTTATGAAAATATAAAAAAAGATACAAACCAAACAACTGCATTTGTAGGAGATGGAATAAACGATGCACCAACTTTAGCAAATGCTGATATTGGTTTTGCTATGGGTGGGATTGGAAGTGATTTGGCTATAAAATCTGCTGATGTTATAGTTTTAAATGATAATTTAAATTCAATAAGCGATGCAATAAAAATAGCTAAAAAAACAAAAGTTATTGTATATCAAAATATCATTTTCATAATGGCTGTAAAAATTGGCTTTTTATTTTTAGGAGCAGGGGCAGTTATAGGAATGCAAGAAGCAATTTTTGCAGATGTTGGAGTAGCTTTAATAGCTATATTTAACTCTATGAGAATTTTAAAAGAGATTAAAAAATAA
- a CDS encoding penicillin-binding transpeptidase domain-containing protein has translation MKFKFKIFFLILLSINLFAWDKEVEEVFKKYKVEGTIVIESLNKKKINIYNDKRASELFSSASTFKIPHSLIALNEGIVKKDSKIIWNKKVTKYKSCNKNQTIKSAFRNSCLWVYEKFASNIDTKRYKEYLKKMDYGDKNIKNNSIFWLDGTLKITTFGQIKFLKKLHLNELSFNQNDIDFIKNIMIEDKNESYILRAKTGWQGEYGWYIGYVQTKDDVWFFAMNIDTKSKSDLPKRKAMTLEILKLKGII, from the coding sequence GTGAAGTTTAAATTTAAAATATTTTTTCTAATACTACTTTCTATAAATCTATTTGCTTGGGATAAGGAAGTTGAAGAGGTTTTCAAAAAATATAAAGTTGAAGGAACTATTGTAATAGAATCTTTAAATAAAAAAAAGATAAATATCTATAATGATAAAAGAGCTAGTGAACTCTTTTCTTCAGCTTCAACTTTTAAAATACCACATAGTTTGATAGCTTTAAATGAAGGTATTGTAAAAAAAGATTCAAAAATTATTTGGAATAAAAAAGTTACAAAATATAAATCTTGTAATAAAAATCAAACTATAAAATCTGCTTTTAGAAACTCGTGTCTTTGGGTTTATGAAAAATTTGCTTCAAATATAGATACTAAAAGATATAAAGAGTATTTGAAAAAAATGGATTATGGAGATAAAAATATAAAAAACAACTCTATTTTTTGGCTTGATGGTACTTTAAAAATAACTACTTTTGGGCAAATTAAATTTTTAAAAAAATTACATTTAAATGAGTTATCTTTTAATCAAAATGATATAGATTTTATAAAAAATATTATGATAGAAGATAAGAATGAAAGCTACATATTAAGAGCTAAAACTGGTTGGCAAGGTGAATATGGTTGGTATATTGGTTATGTACAGACCAAAGATGATGTTTGGTTTTTTGCTATGAATATTGATACAAAATCAAAATCTGATTTGCCAAAAAGAAAAGCTATGACTTTGGAGATTTTAAAGTTAAAAGGGATTATTTAA
- the lpdA gene encoding dihydrolipoyl dehydrogenase: MTEVKTQVLVIGAGPGGYSAAFRCADLGFETTIVERYSTLGGVCLNVGCIPSKALLHVAKVIEEAKHIKNAGIFYEEPKIDIKKVAEYKSGVVKKLTGGLDAMAKMRKVNHIQGYATFLDEHSVEVALTNSDEKTKVSFDYCIIAAGSQSSKMSFIPHEDPRIWDSTDALEVKEVPKKLLILGGGIIGLEMGTVYSTLGSQVDVAIRGEQLMTGTDADLIKLYTKANKDRFNIMSKTQTQSIIPKQDGIYVEFKGENAPKEGILYDAVLVALGRSANGNKLGLENTSIEVNEQGLIKVDSQLRTKVPHIFAIGDIIGQPMLAHKAVHEGHVAAEVIAGHKVYFEPKQIPSIAYTFPEIAWAGMTEIEAKKAGINYEVSSFPWSASGRALASDVSNTGLTKLIFNKDTNQLIGGAIVGENAGELLGEISLALEMDCDAEDIALTIHAHPTLHESIGMVAEIYEGTITDLPNAKAIKRK, from the coding sequence ATGACTGAAGTTAAAACTCAAGTTTTAGTAATAGGAGCAGGACCTGGTGGTTATTCTGCTGCTTTTAGATGTGCGGATTTAGGATTTGAAACAACTATAGTTGAGAGATACTCAACTTTAGGTGGAGTTTGTTTAAATGTAGGTTGTATTCCTTCTAAAGCTTTACTTCATGTTGCAAAGGTTATTGAAGAGGCAAAACATATAAAAAATGCTGGAATATTTTATGAAGAGCCAAAAATTGATATAAAAAAAGTTGCAGAGTATAAAAGTGGTGTTGTAAAAAAACTAACTGGTGGTTTAGATGCAATGGCTAAAATGAGAAAAGTAAACCATATTCAAGGTTATGCAACATTTTTAGATGAACATAGTGTTGAAGTTGCTCTTACAAACAGTGATGAAAAAACAAAAGTAAGTTTTGATTACTGTATTATTGCAGCTGGAAGTCAAAGCTCTAAAATGTCATTTATTCCTCATGAAGACCCTAGAATTTGGGATTCAACAGATGCTTTAGAGGTAAAAGAAGTACCTAAAAAACTTCTAATTCTTGGTGGTGGAATTATCGGTCTTGAGATGGGTACAGTTTATTCAACTTTGGGAAGTCAAGTTGATGTTGCAATTCGAGGAGAGCAACTTATGACTGGAACTGATGCTGATTTAATAAAACTTTATACAAAAGCAAACAAAGATAGATTTAATATCATGAGTAAAACTCAAACTCAAAGTATTATTCCAAAACAAGATGGAATTTATGTAGAGTTTAAAGGTGAAAATGCACCTAAAGAGGGTATTTTATATGATGCAGTTTTAGTTGCTCTTGGAAGAAGTGCAAATGGAAATAAACTTGGTCTTGAAAATACTTCTATAGAGGTAAATGAGCAAGGATTAATCAAAGTTGATAGTCAACTGCGAACAAAAGTGCCACATATATTTGCTATTGGAGATATTATAGGTCAACCTATGCTTGCACACAAAGCTGTACATGAAGGGCATGTAGCTGCTGAAGTTATTGCTGGTCATAAAGTATATTTTGAACCAAAACAGATACCTTCTATTGCTTATACTTTCCCAGAAATTGCATGGGCTGGTATGACTGAAATTGAGGCTAAAAAAGCTGGTATTAACTATGAAGTTAGCTCATTTCCTTGGAGTGCAAGTGGAAGAGCACTAGCAAGTGATGTTTCAAATACTGGGCTTACAAAACTAATTTTTAATAAAGATACAAACCAGCTTATTGGTGGAGCGATTGTTGGAGAGAATGCTGGAGAGCTTTTGGGTGAAATCTCTCTTGCTCTTGAGATGGATTGTGACGCAGAGGATATTGCACTTACAATTCATGCTCACCCAACACTACATGAATCTATTGGTATGGTTGCTGAGATTTATGAAGGAACTATCACAGATTTACCAAACGCAAAAGCTATAAAGAGAAAATAA
- a CDS encoding dihydrolipoyllysine-residue acetyltransferase, which translates to MAKIYDIFIPDLGADKDVDLIDIMVKVGDKVEVEDGLITLETEKASMDVPTTHAGIIKEILVKVGDKANSGDLIARVEALEENSNEEVKSEANISKKEEIKEEVVTQTPTQFVKEQSIQSVVEEVRVPDLGADKDVDLIDIMVKVGDIVEADHGLITLETEKASMDVPAPFGGEIIELFVEVGQKINSGDLIAKIIKTVVVENKVPTPAFQAPTTPTKIEKVTPTTPTLQEVAARSADIEEESKVLSKKATKVYASPSVRKIAREFGVDLGFVKGSAAKGRIVVEDIKAYVKEQLNKPASTTGVGFGFNLPESKEIDFSQFGKVQRVELSRVQKVSGPFLHKNYLSAPHVTQFDEADITELEEFRKEQNEKAKDFKLSPLVFIIKAVEKALKLHPKFNSSLSSDGQELIMKEYYNIGVAVDTPNGLLVPVIKDVDKKGFKEIAIELAQLSQKAREGKLTSNDMSGGCFTISSLGGIGGTYFTPIINSPEVAILGVSKSSIKPIFNGKKFKPRLMLPLSLSYDHKVIDGADGARFTTTLSQILSDLRLLSL; encoded by the coding sequence ATGGCAAAAATTTATGATATTTTTATTCCTGATTTAGGTGCTGATAAAGATGTTGATTTAATTGATATCATGGTTAAAGTTGGAGATAAAGTTGAAGTTGAAGATGGACTTATAACTTTAGAGACAGAAAAAGCTTCTATGGATGTACCTACAACTCATGCTGGAATTATCAAAGAGATTTTAGTAAAAGTTGGAGATAAAGCTAATAGTGGAGATTTAATTGCTAGAGTTGAAGCTTTAGAAGAGAACTCTAATGAAGAAGTTAAATCTGAAGCAAATATTTCTAAAAAAGAGGAGATTAAAGAGGAAGTTGTAACTCAAACTCCAACACAATTTGTAAAAGAGCAATCTATTCAATCTGTTGTTGAAGAGGTTAGAGTTCCTGATTTAGGTGCTGATAAAGATGTTGATTTAATTGATATCATGGTAAAAGTTGGAGATATAGTTGAAGCTGATCATGGTTTAATAACACTTGAAACAGAAAAAGCTTCTATGGATGTTCCAGCACCATTTGGTGGTGAGATTATTGAACTATTTGTTGAAGTTGGACAAAAAATAAATAGTGGTGATTTAATCGCAAAAATAATAAAAACTGTTGTTGTAGAAAACAAAGTTCCAACTCCAGCATTTCAAGCACCAACTACTCCTACAAAAATAGAAAAAGTTACACCTACTACTCCAACGCTGCAAGAAGTAGCTGCAAGAAGTGCAGATATTGAAGAAGAGAGTAAAGTATTATCTAAAAAAGCTACAAAGGTATATGCAAGTCCAAGTGTTAGAAAAATTGCAAGAGAGTTTGGAGTTGATTTAGGTTTTGTAAAAGGGAGTGCTGCAAAAGGAAGAATTGTAGTTGAAGATATTAAAGCTTATGTAAAAGAGCAATTAAATAAACCAGCAAGTACAACAGGTGTTGGATTTGGATTTAACCTTCCTGAATCAAAAGAGATTGATTTTTCACAATTTGGAAAAGTACAAAGAGTTGAGCTTAGTCGTGTTCAAAAAGTATCAGGTCCATTTTTACACAAAAACTATCTTTCAGCTCCTCATGTTACACAATTTGATGAAGCTGATATTACAGAACTTGAAGAGTTTAGAAAAGAGCAAAATGAGAAAGCAAAAGATTTCAAACTTTCACCTCTTGTATTTATAATAAAAGCAGTTGAAAAAGCTCTAAAACTTCATCCAAAATTTAACTCAAGCTTAAGTAGTGATGGACAAGAGCTAATTATGAAAGAGTATTATAATATTGGAGTTGCTGTTGATACACCAAATGGACTTTTAGTTCCTGTTATTAAAGATGTAGATAAAAAAGGTTTCAAAGAGATTGCAATTGAGTTAGCACAACTATCTCAAAAAGCAAGAGAAGGAAAACTAACTTCAAATGATATGAGTGGTGGATGCTTTACAATTTCAAGTCTTGGTGGAATTGGTGGAACATACTTTACACCAATTATCAACTCTCCAGAAGTTGCAATTTTAGGTGTATCAAAATCTTCTATAAAACCAATTTTTAATGGTAAAAAATTTAAACCTAGACTTATGCTTCCATTAAGTCTATCTTATGATCATAAAGTAATAGATGGTGCTGATGGTGCTAGATTTACAACAACTTTAAGTCAAATCCTAAGTGATTTAAGACTTTTAAGTCTATAA
- the aceE gene encoding pyruvate dehydrogenase (acetyl-transferring), homodimeric type has protein sequence MPKLNLEDINPLETQEWMEALEAIIEEEGVERAHFLLEKLIDKSRRSGAHLPYSATTAYINTIGTDEEPKMPADMDIERKIRSIIRWNAQIMVQRASKKGLELGGHIASFQSSATIYDVAFNHFFKAPNDKDGGDLIFFQGHISPGIYARSFVEGRISEEQMDNFRQEAFADGLSSYPHPKLMPSYWQFPTVSMGLGPLQAIYQARFLKYLTNRGIKDCSGQKVYCFLGDGETDEPESLGAIGLAGREGLDNLIFVINCNLQRLDGPVRGNGKIIQELEGQFRGAGWEVLKVIWGGLWDSLLEKDKSGKLLELMEKTVDGEYQNFKQKGGAYTRENFFNKYPETAKLVENMSDYDIWKLNRGGHDPVKVYAAFKRATETVGRPTVILAKTVKGYGMGAAAEGMNIAHQVKKVDTANLIQFRDRFNLPLTDEQVESFSYYRPEPDSAEFKYLQERRAALGGYVPQRREKFSNKLELPALNAFDAMLEGTADREISTTMAFVRVLNVLLKDKNIGKNIVPIVPDEARTFGMEGMFRQVGIYSSVGQKYIPQDKDQVAFYKEDIKGQVLQEGINELGAMSSWIAAATSYSVNDCPMIPFYIFYSMFGFQRTGDLCYAAGDQKARGFLVGGTSGRTTLNGEGLQHEDGHSHILANTVPNCITYDPTYAYEVAVIVHNGMQRMYGEKQEDVFYYITTLNENYTQPAMPKGVEEGIIKGIYKVKTFEAKNNYKVKLLGSGSIFQEVLKAAEILEKEYGISSELFSVTSYNELAREAQDVERENLLNIEKEPKSSYANTVLGDDEDNIIISATDYVKTYSEQIAPFVKGSFKALGTDGFGRSDSRANLRKFFEVDTNFIVYTTLAQLARNGKIDKKVALEAKNRYEIDANKINPLKA, from the coding sequence ATGCCAAAGTTAAATTTAGAAGATATTAATCCATTAGAGACACAAGAATGGATGGAGGCTTTAGAGGCAATAATAGAAGAAGAAGGAGTTGAGAGAGCTCATTTTTTACTTGAGAAGTTAATTGATAAATCAAGAAGAAGTGGTGCGCATCTTCCATATAGTGCTACAACTGCGTATATAAATACTATTGGTACAGATGAAGAGCCAAAAATGCCAGCAGATATGGATATTGAGAGAAAAATAAGATCTATTATTAGATGGAATGCTCAAATTATGGTTCAAAGAGCTTCTAAAAAAGGTTTAGAACTTGGTGGTCACATTGCATCATTTCAATCTTCTGCAACTATTTATGATGTTGCTTTTAATCACTTTTTTAAAGCACCAAATGATAAAGATGGTGGAGATTTAATATTTTTCCAAGGTCACATAAGTCCTGGTATTTATGCTAGAAGTTTTGTTGAAGGAAGAATTAGTGAAGAGCAAATGGATAACTTTAGACAAGAGGCTTTTGCTGATGGATTATCATCTTATCCACACCCAAAATTAATGCCTTCTTATTGGCAATTTCCAACAGTTTCTATGGGACTTGGACCTTTACAAGCTATTTATCAAGCAAGATTTTTAAAATATCTTACAAATAGAGGAATAAAAGATTGTAGTGGACAAAAAGTTTACTGCTTTTTAGGTGATGGGGAAACTGATGAGCCTGAATCATTGGGAGCTATTGGACTTGCTGGAAGAGAAGGATTAGATAATTTAATATTTGTAATTAACTGTAACTTACAAAGACTAGATGGTCCAGTTAGAGGAAATGGAAAAATCATTCAAGAACTTGAAGGACAATTTAGAGGTGCTGGATGGGAAGTTCTTAAAGTTATTTGGGGAGGATTATGGGACTCTTTATTAGAAAAAGATAAATCTGGAAAGCTTCTTGAACTAATGGAAAAAACAGTTGATGGAGAGTATCAAAACTTTAAACAAAAAGGTGGAGCATACACAAGAGAAAACTTCTTTAACAAATATCCAGAGACTGCAAAATTAGTTGAAAATATGAGTGATTATGATATTTGGAAACTAAATCGTGGTGGACATGACCCTGTAAAAGTTTATGCAGCATTTAAAAGAGCAACTGAAACTGTTGGAAGACCAACTGTAATTTTAGCAAAAACTGTAAAAGGTTATGGAATGGGAGCTGCTGCTGAGGGTATGAATATTGCTCACCAAGTTAAAAAAGTAGATACTGCGAACTTAATTCAATTTAGAGATAGATTTAATTTACCTCTTACAGATGAGCAAGTTGAATCATTTTCATACTACAGACCTGAACCTGATTCTGCTGAGTTTAAATATTTACAAGAAAGAAGAGCTGCTCTTGGTGGATATGTTCCTCAAAGAAGAGAGAAATTCTCAAATAAACTTGAACTTCCAGCTCTAAATGCATTTGATGCAATGCTTGAAGGTACTGCAGATAGAGAAATATCTACAACAATGGCATTTGTAAGAGTTTTAAATGTTTTATTAAAAGATAAAAATATTGGAAAAAATATTGTTCCAATAGTTCCAGATGAAGCTAGAACTTTTGGAATGGAAGGTATGTTTAGACAAGTTGGGATTTACTCAAGTGTTGGTCAAAAATATATTCCACAAGATAAAGATCAAGTTGCATTTTACAAAGAGGATATTAAAGGTCAAGTTCTACAAGAGGGGATTAATGAACTTGGAGCTATGAGTTCATGGATAGCAGCTGCAACATCATATTCAGTTAATGATTGTCCAATGATTCCATTTTATATCTTCTACTCAATGTTTGGATTTCAGCGAACTGGAGATTTATGTTACGCTGCTGGAGATCAAAAAGCAAGAGGATTCTTAGTTGGAGGAACAAGTGGAAGAACTACACTAAATGGAGAGGGACTACAACACGAAGATGGACACTCTCATATTTTAGCAAATACTGTTCCAAATTGTATAACTTATGATCCAACTTATGCGTATGAAGTTGCTGTTATTGTTCATAATGGAATGCAAAGAATGTATGGAGAGAAACAAGAGGATGTCTTCTACTATATAACAACTTTAAATGAAAACTATACACAACCTGCAATGCCAAAAGGTGTTGAAGAGGGAATTATAAAAGGAATTTATAAAGTTAAAACTTTTGAAGCTAAAAATAACTATAAAGTTAAACTTTTAGGTTCTGGTTCAATATTCCAAGAGGTTCTAAAAGCAGCAGAAATTTTAGAAAAAGAGTATGGAATTTCAAGTGAACTATTCTCTGTAACTTCTTACAACGAATTAGCAAGAGAAGCACAAGATGTTGAGAGAGAAAATCTTTTAAATATTGAAAAAGAGCCAAAATCATCTTATGCAAACACTGTTTTAGGTGATGATGAGGATAATATTATTATCTCTGCAACAGATTATGTAAAAACTTATTCAGAGCAAATAGCTCCTTTTGTAAAAGGAAGCTTTAAAGCTCTAGGAACAGATGGATTTGGTAGAAGTGATAGTAGAGCAAATTTAAGAAAATTCTTTGAAGTTGATACTAATTTTATTGTTTATACAACACTTGCACAACTTGCAAGAAATGGAAAAATTGATAAAAAAGTTGCTCTTGAAGCTAAAAACAGATATGAGATTGATGCAAATAAAATCAATCCACTAAAAGCTTAA
- a CDS encoding lipoate--protein ligase family protein, which translates to MKFNNKFRLIITQNLNSNSNSNIDKALFKSFKNDSIPVLRLYTWEDCVTLGAGQKLDDYEKLQNSYKNNISKRLTGGGVLFHGHDISYTILVNPNMIENKDVKETYFLICQFLLKFYEDLGLKADFAKDNKDIVLSKSPFCQVGFEAYDIIINNRKIGGNAQKRAKNCILQHGSIPLYTKQKDELFGNSLEDFGISLSFEEAKDRLIKAFKTTFNVEFFEDKLNKEELEILDSLNKDN; encoded by the coding sequence ATGAAATTTAACAACAAATTTAGATTGATTATAACACAAAATCTTAATTCAAACAGCAATTCAAATATTGATAAAGCACTATTTAAATCATTTAAAAATGATTCAATACCAGTATTAAGGCTCTATACTTGGGAAGATTGTGTTACTTTAGGAGCTGGACAAAAATTAGATGATTACGAAAAGTTACAAAATAGCTACAAAAATAATATTTCTAAAAGATTAACAGGTGGTGGAGTTTTATTTCATGGTCATGATATTTCATATACAATATTAGTAAATCCAAATATGATAGAGAATAAAGATGTAAAAGAGACATACTTCTTAATATGTCAATTTTTATTAAAGTTTTATGAAGATTTGGGTTTAAAAGCAGATTTTGCAAAAGATAATAAAGATATAGTTTTAAGTAAAAGTCCTTTTTGTCAAGTTGGATTTGAAGCTTATGATATTATAATAAACAATAGAAAAATTGGTGGAAATGCTCAAAAAAGAGCTAAAAACTGCATACTTCAGCACGGTTCTATTCCTCTTTATACAAAACAAAAAGATGAGCTTTTTGGGAATTCATTAGAGGATTTTGGTATAAGTTTGAGTTTTGAAGAGGCAAAAGATAGATTAATAAAAGCATTTAAAACTACATTTAATGTAGAGTTTTTTGAAGATAAGTTAAATAAAGAAGAGTTAGAAATTTTAGATAGTTTAAATAAGGATAATTAA